A DNA window from Vanacampus margaritifer isolate UIUO_Vmar chromosome 19, RoL_Vmar_1.0, whole genome shotgun sequence contains the following coding sequences:
- the LOC144039134 gene encoding intraflagellar transport protein 20 homolog isoform X3, with product MAKDALAEVGCYFDELNKLRALEPDVSQKTAELKEDCKDFLDKIVQFLKIIGGLMDLVDELANETEREKLKALGTRNLLKFVAKQREAQQQQLSALIAEKMMQLKRYRIEYETLSKVEAEQNEFINQYILQK from the coding sequence ATGGCTAAAGATGCATTGGCAGAGGTGGGCTGTTATTTCGATGAACTCAACAAGCTACGTGCACTCGAGCCAGATGTCAGCCAAAAGACAGCAGAGCTCAAAGAAGACTGCAAAGATTTTTTGGACAAAATTGTGCAGTTTCTGAAGATAATTGGAGGTCTCATGGACCTGGTGGATGAGTTGGCAaatgagacagagagagaaaagttGAAGGCCCTTGGAACAAGAAACCTGCTGAAGTTTGTGGCAAAGCAACGGGAGGCCCAGCAGCAGCAACTTTCAGCTCTTATTGCAGAGAAGATGATGCAACTTAAGCGGTATCGCATTGAATATGAGACACTGTCTAAAGTGGAAGCAGAACAAAATGAGTTCATAAACCAGTACATTTTGCAGAAGTGA